The sequence CAGCAGCTCGGCGCCTTCGAGGCCATCGAGGGCCACGCGCTCGAGCATGTTCGCGCCGGCGCCACCGAGGCCGACGATCTTCACGGAAGAGGTCGGGATGGTGGTCTGGGGTTCGCGGGAATAGGAGATCATGGACGTAAAAGGGAAAGCAGCTTGGGAAATGGAAAAGCAGGCGGGGGATCAGCGGCCGAAGGGCCACAGGGCACGGCCGATGCGGCCGAAGAATCCGGGGGTAGCCACGCGTTCGGCGTCCAGCACCTGGGCGTAGCGGATGAGACCGAGGGCGGTCGTGTACTGGGGGTCCTTGAAGTTCGACTGGATGCCGCTGACTTCCGGCGGCTCGGGGCGGTAGATGTCGCGTCCGAAGACATCGAACGCCAATTCCCCGAATCCTCGCATGAGGCTGGTGCCGCCGGACAGGAAAATCCCGGTGCCGATCTTCTCGACGGAGCCCTCGGGCAACCGGCGCTTCACCAGCCGCAGGGTTTCCTCCAGGCGCTGGCGGATCACCTCGTTGAGCACCTGGCGGCGCACCTCGGCCTCGGCGAAGCCTTTTTCATCAATGACTTTCACCGATCCCACCGAGCGGGCGGGGTCGGCGGAGGCGTCGCCCTCCTTGATTTTCAGGCCCTCGGCCTTGGTGAAGGGCAGGCCGGTCACCAGGTGGATGTCATTGGTGATGTGGTCGCCGCCCACCGGGATGCTGCCGGAGGCCGCGATCGAGCCGCCGAGGTAAAGGGCGTAGTCGGTGGTGCCACCGCCGATGTCGATCACCAGCGCGCCGCGCTCGCGGTCCTCGCGGGACAGCGCCACTTGGGCCACGGCGATCGGGGCGAAGACGACGTCATCGACGTCCAGCGGCATCTCGCGGACGCACTTGATGCTGTTCTGGATGCGGCTGCCGATGCCGTGGATGACATGGAAATCCGCTTCCACGGTGCGACCGAAGAGGCCCACCGGGCTGGTCGCCTGCTCCAGCCCATCGAGGCGGAACTGGCGGACAATGCTGTGGAGATAGACGTGGTCGGGCGGGATGTGGACCTCGCGGGCGATGTCCTTGGCCTCCTCGACGTGCTCCGGCGCGACCTGCTGCTCACCCTCCGGCAGGCGGAAGGTGCCGAGGTTGTTCTCGCCGAGGATGTGGGAGCCGGTCACGGACAGGAACACGCTGCCGATCTCGACATCGCTGGCGTCCTCCGCCTTCACCAGCGCGTCCTTCACGCAGGCGCGGGCCTGGGGGAAATCGTAGATCTCGCCCTTCCGCACGCCGGCGGACTTCGTCATGCCCACCCCGAGGATTTTCACCGCGCCGTCGGACTTCACCTCGCCGACGACCATACAGGTCTTGCTGGTTCCGATTTCGAGTCCGACGTGGATTTTCGTGCGAGGCATTGGGGCGATGGAAAGCTAAGGGCGGCGGTCAGTTCCGGTTGAGCAGGGACTTGAGATCCTTGGAGCGGCGGTCGTTCCGGATCTCCTCCCTGGTCGGTTCCGGCACCGGAGTGGCGCGGGGTGGAACGGGTTCCTCGCGGAGGGTAATGGGAATGTTGCGCTGCGGGATCAAGCTGATCGTGGCGATCCCGTAACCCTCGCGTGACGCGTGATCAAGCGCGGTGACAAAATCCGCGATCTGACGCGTCTGATTGTCGAAGCCGAAGGTGGCCACGGTGCCGCTGCGGGTGGTGAGGTGCATCGACCAGGCGTTCGGCTGCTCGATGCGGTCGATCCAGCGGGTGGCGTCCGGATCGGCGGCGATGGCGGAATCCAGCAGGCGGAAGCAGCGTTTCACCTCCGGGTGGGACAGGGTGGCACCGGTCGCCAGCGCGGCCTCATCCTTCTTCGGTACCATCACCACGGGCAGGTCGCGGGCGTCCTGCCATTGCAGGGCCGGGCAGGCGTAGACCACACCGGTGGCGTCCACCAGCAGGCCGCCGGTGCGGCGGATGCCGGTCGGCTCGGTGCCGCTCACGGCCACCCACGCGCGCGGGGTGCGGGCAGTGACGGTCACGGCGAGGGTGGAGGGCAGGTGGCGCTCCACGCTCACGGCGGCGATTTCCGGGCGGGCGGCGAGGCGGGCGCGCATCTCCTCCACGTCCAGCTTGAAGAGATTGGCATGCAGGTCGATGCCCGCGGCGTCCACCAGCCCGGCCTCGTCGAGCGCCTGGTTGGGATTGAGGGAGAGCTGGCGGAGCTGGAACTCCGGATTGCGGAGGAAGGCGCGCTGCACGCCATACCATCCGCCGTAGATCAAAGCGCCGAGCAAGGCCAACAGCACCAACAGCTTGGCGCTCTTCCCGCAGGCCCGCAGGAACCCGAACCACGCGATGCGCGGCGACATGACACGGACCTCCAGCCGCTTCATGCGGGATTTCTGGCGGGAATGGGTGGTGCGGCGTTTCATGGTCGTCGGAAACGCTTGAAAGTTAATGATCGTTTACAAAAAAGTCGAGGGCCGGGTGCCGGAGCGCTGCTTTTTGGGGGAGGGGGAGCCTGTTGGGGAGATTGGCTGGGAGTAGGGACATTCTTGTCCCGTTCTTTTCTTCCTCTATACAAAACGGCCGCGCCCAAAGGGTGCGGCCGTTTTTCGTAATCGTTTGAAGAACGGGACAGGAATGTCCCTACTCCCAGTCAAGCCCGCAGCTTCAGCGAGATCTCGGCGATGCGGATGCAGAGGTCGTCGAAGGGGATGCCGGCGGCGGCGGCGGATTTCGGCATGAGGCTGGTTTCGGTCATGCCGGGGATGGTGTTGGCTTCCAGCACGAAGGGCTGGTTGTCGGCGTCGAGGAGGACGTCGACGCGGGAGTAGATCTCGATGCCGAGCGAGCGGTGGGCGGCGAGGGCGGCCTTCTGGACGGCCTGGGTGGTTTCCTCATCGAGGTCGGCGGGGCAGAAGTAGTCGCTGCCGGCGCCGCCGCTGAGCCACGGGTACTTGTTGGCCATGTCGTAGAAACCGGAGCGCGGGGCGATGTGGACGATCGGCAGCGCCTGGTCGTCGAAGATGCCGACGGTGAGCTCCTTGCCCTGGATGAACTGCTCGACGAGGATGTCGTTGCCGTACTTGGCGGCGTCTTCCATGGCGGCCTGGGCGTCGGCCTGGTCGCGGACGATGTGGACGCCCACGCTGGAGCCCTCGCGCGGGGGCTTCACCACGAAGGGGGCGGGCATTTCCGGGAGGGCGGGGCCGTTGGAAACGTCGACGATCTCGGAGAGCGGGGTGGGGACCTGGTGGGCGAGGAAGCGGACCTTGGCCTTGTTCTTGTCGAAGGCGCGGCGGCTGCTGGCGGCACCGGCGCCGGTGTAGGGGATGCCCTTCGCCTCGAGGATGTCCTGGAGCTGGCCGTCCTCGCCGAAGGTGCCGTGGATGACGTTGAAAGCGAGGCCGGTGCCTTCCGGGAGGTTCACCTCATGATCGGTCACGTCCACGCCGACGGCCTTGAGGCCGCGGCCCTGGAGGGCTTTCACGACCGCCGCGCCGGAGGCCAGGGAGACATCGCGCTCGGAACCGGGGCCGCCCATCAGGACGGCGATGAGGAGATTGGGATCGATCATGGGAAAGTTTTCAGTTTGGAAGTTTTCAGTGTTCAGCAAGAGGCGCTGAAGTTTCCGCAGGTTTGGTGAATTCGGGCCGATGGGACAGAATTCACAAAATTATTAGAATTTACGTTGGCCCATGGGCCCATTCAGAAGAGCTCTTTGCGATACCTGTTAATTTTGCAAATTCTGTAAATTCTGTCTCCAAGAAGCGATTAGGCCTAGCGATTGGAAGAGGGTTAGAAGGTATATTCGTCTTCGCCGAGGATCTTGACCTCGGGTTCGAGTTCCACGCCGCGGGCGGCGCGGGCTTCGGCGCGGATGGTTTCGATCAGGCCGAGGACGTCGCCGGCGGCGGCACCGCCGCGGTTGACGATGAAGTTGCCGTGGACCTCGGAGACCTCGGCCTTGCCGTTGGTGGAGCCTTTGAAACCGAGCTCGTCCACCAGCTTGCCGGCGGGGGTGGTTTCCGGGTTCTTGAAGATGCAGCCGGCGCTGGCGGCCACGGGCTGGCTGATGCGGCGCTTGGCGCGGGAGGCGTCCCAGCGCTCCTTGATGCGCTCGGCGTGGTCGGGCTCGCCCTTGAAGGTGGCGGCCAGGGCGAAGTTGCGGCGCAGCTCGGGGACGTTGCGGTACTGGGCCACGATCTCGGCGCGGGTGCGGGTGCGGATCACGCCGTCCTCGTCGAGGAAGGTCACGCTGACGACCTGGTCGAAGGTTTCGGTGCCCATCGCGCCGGCGTTCATGCGCAGCGCGCCACCGACGTTGCCGGGGATGCCTTCCATCCACTCGAAGCCGCCGATGCCGGCGTCCCCGGCGAAGCTGGCGAGCTTCTTCAGGCGCACGCCCGCGCCCGCGGTGACGAGGCCGTCCTTCACGCTGACGGCGGAGAACACGCCGCCTTCCGGGTGGATCACCGCGCCGCGGATGCCGCCATCGCGGACGAGCAGGTTCGAGCCGCGGCCGACCACGCGCACCGCGATGTTACGATCCCGGCAGTAGTTCACCAGCGCGCCGAAGGCCTCGAAGGTGTGGGGCTCCAGCCAGAACTGCGCCGGGCCGCCGACGAGCATGGTGGTGTGGCGCTTCATCGGCTCGTAGATGCTGCCGTCCATGTCGCCCTTCGGGGCCAGGGCGAGCATTTCCTCGAGCGTCTTGAGATCCTTGGCGATGCGGGTGCCGGCCTCGTGGACATTGCCCGCGCCGAGGGTGATGAGCAGGTCGCCTTCTTCCAGCGCGTTGCCCACGGCGTGGTGGGCGGTGGCGAGGTCCGGGGTGGAGGTGACCTTCACGTCGCCGTGGCGTTTCATGGCCTCCACCAGCGTCTCGCCGGAGATGCCGGGAATGGGCAGCTCGCTGGCGGGGTAAACGTCGGAGATGAACACGCGGTCCGCGGCCTGGAGCGCCTTGCCGAAATCATCGGCCAGCGCCTGGGTGCGGGTGTAGCGGTGCGGCTGGAACAGCACGACGATCCGGCCCGGATTGAGCGAACGCGCGGTCTGGAGCGTGGCGGCCAGCTCGGAGGGATGGTGGCCGTAATCGTCCACGATCCGGTGGTGCTTCGAGAGATACTTGGTTTCGAAGCGGCGTTTCGCCCCGGCGAAGGTGGCCAGCGCGCGGGACACGAGCGCGAAGTCCGCGCCGCAGCCATCGGCCAGCGCGATCGCGGCCAGCGCGTTGAGCACGTTGTGGCGGCCGGGAATGCCGAGCTCCACCCCGCCGAGGACCTCGCCACGGCGGATCACGGTGAAGGCGCTCGCGCCGCGCAGCTCGCGGACATCGACGGCGGTGTAGTCCGCGTCGCTCCAGCCGTAGGACACGCCGTTCGGGTGGGTGCCGCAGTGTTCCGCGGCCACCGGGTCCTCCTTGCAATACACCACGCGGCCGGTGGTCTGGGACATCATGGTGGCGAAGACCTCCTTGATGTGGTCGAGATCGCGGTAGAAATCGAGGTGCTCGGCCTCGATGTTGAGCACCACGCAGTGCTCCGGATGATAGAGTGCCAGCGTGCCGTCGCTCTCATCGCCCTCGGCGACCATGTGCTCGCCGTCCTCGGACCAGCGGGCGTTCGCGCCGAGGATCGGGATTTCCGCGCCGACGTAGTGGCAGGGATCGAGCCGGGCCTCGCGCAGGATGTGCGCGGTCATGGCGGAGGTGGTCGTCTTGCCGTGGGTGCCGGAAACGACGATGCCCTTCTTCGTGTGGAGGATCGCGGCCAGGCACTCGGCGCGGCGCAGCAGCGGGATGCCGGCGGCATGGGCGGCGGCGCGGGCCGGGTTCTCCGGGCGGATGGCGGAGGAATAGACCACGATGTCCGCGCCGTGCACGGATTCCGCGGTGTGCGGGCAGGAGAATTGCAGGCCGAGCGTCTGCATGCGCTCGGTTTCATCGGACGTCACGCGGTCCGAGCCGCTGACCTTGTGGCCCATGCCCAGCAGCAGCAGGGCGAGGCCGCTCATGCCGGAGCCCGCCACGCCGATGAGGTGGATGTTCAGCGGGTGGGTGCGGTCGGTGAGGCGCTGGCGGAGATCGGTCATGGTCGGTGGAGAGTCGCTTCGATGGCGTCGCAGATCCGGGCGGAGGCATCCGGGGTGTCGAGCGCACGGGCGGCTTGTGCCATGCGCTCGCGCGTTTGCAAGTCGTTGAGGATGCCGGAGGCGAGGTTGGCCAATTTCGTGGCGTCCAGGTCGCGCTCGTGGACCAGTTCGGCGGCCCCGGCATTCGAGAAGACCTCGGCATTGCGGATCTGGTGGTCGTCTGCGGAATACGGGAAGGGAACCAGGATCGAGGGCAGCCCGGCGTGGGCGATCTCGGTGAGGCTGGAGGCCCCGGAGCGGGCCAGGATCAGATCGGAAGCGGCGTAGGCCAGGGCCATCTTGTCGCAGAATCCAACGACCACGTAGCCCTCGCGTCCGGCCACGGTGGCCTTCACGCGGTCATGGTCGAGCGTCCCGGCGATGTGCAGCACCTGGATGCCGGCGGGGAGTTTCGCGGAACTTTCGGCCGCCAGCTCGTTGAGGCGCTTCGCCCCCTGGCTGCCGCCCATCACCAGCAGGACCGGGCGGGCGGGATCGAGCCCGAAGGCCGCGGCACCCTCGGCCCGGCTGGGGAGGGTCACCATTTCGGCGCGGACCGGGGTGCCGGTGACCACGGTATCGCGGCCCTGGAAGAACGGCTGGCCTTCCTTCACGCCGAGGAAGACGCGGGTGCAGAAGCGGCTGGTAAGGATGTTCGCGCGGCCCGGGCGGGCGTTGGAATCGTGGACGAAGGTCTTCAGGCCGAGCCGGTGACCGCCATAGACCGGCGGCAGCGAGGTGAAGCCGCCCATGCCGAGCACGACGTCCGCCTGGTGCTGGCGGAGCAGGCGCTTGCAGGTCCCGGCGGTTTTCCACAGCCGCCACAGGAAGGGGATCATCCGCAGCGAGAGCGTCTTCGGTTTCGCCACCGCCTCGACCGTTTCGAAGCGCAGGTCGCCGTATTTGGCGGACGCCTCGCGGTCCACGGACTTCTTGGAAATCAACAACATCACGTCGTGGCCGCGGGCCTTGAGAGTCTCCGCCACCGCGATGCCGGGGAACAAGTGGCCACCGGTGCCACCACATGCGATCACGACCTTCAGGGACTTCGACACAGCGCTGCTACAGGGGAAAAAGATCTCGGCGCGGTCCGGATCGCCCCCATGTGGAACACCCGCCGCGCCCGGCCGGATTAAGGGAATTTCCGTAGGATCGGGCAATGGCGAAAACGGGGATTCCGTTGGAGGTAGGGTCGCACCGCCGGGGCGACCGGGCGGTGGACGTCGTTCGGGGAGAAGAGACCGTCCCCACAGACGGAGGCGCCCATGGCAGCGGACGACGCTATCAGGTGAAGACGAAGAACGGGACAAGAATGTCCCTACTCCCAGCTAGGGATGGGACGCGCGCGTGGCAGCGGACGTGGCCCTTTCTCCCCGGTCGCCCCGGCGGTGCGACCCTACCATCATCCGCCTTGCCATCGGTATCCCATGGTGTAATACTCCATGCGTCAGCCGTTCCGGCCCCGATGAATTCCGCGATCGTTCAAACCCCGGCCAAGCACCGCGCGCGCGTTGAGTTCCGCGCCGGTCACCGGGGCTCCGTCGTCGTCCGCAGCTTGCGTGCTACCTGCCCACGAAACCGACCGTTTCCGGGCGACGAAGGAGGTGCCAGAAGAGGCACGAACTTGCCGGAGGGGGGGTGGAACCAGGGTGGAGGTGGTTTAACCGTTTCTCCATCAGTTTGTTGGAGGGTTCGTATGCCCGGCAAGGGCCCACCCGGGGCCCAGCGAAGGCCCAGGCAGGGCCCAAATAAGAAGAAAGGAAAGAAAGGAGAGAATACGTCACTCACACAGGGCCTGCCTGTACCGCGGGGCGGTGGCATCGTGCCCTCATGGCTGGAACTCCACGAGGGTCATGTCGTTGCCGATGAGACCGGCTCCGACCCGCGGCAGCAGTCCGATGGAAAGAACTTCCTTTGTCCAAGGGGGACTGGGGCTGCGCTGGCGTTGGTGGGTGCACCCACTCGCAAGTTGGAAACTTGCGCTACTACTTCAGATCCTTCGCCAGCTCGGGGGCGTGCTTGCGGATCTCGGCGGCGACGAGCTTGGCGGTTTCCTCCGCGCCTTTCGGGGAGAGGTGGGTCTTGTCGGGCTTGGCGGGGTCCTTGGTCTTGGCGTCGTAGGCCTTCGCCTTCTCCGGGCCGAGCTGGTTCATCTGTTCGATGCTGCGGGCGTTGAGGTCGAGGAGTGGCACCTTCTGGTCGGCGGCCACGGCCTTGGCGGCTTCGACGTAGTCGTTGAGGAAGTCCTGCGCGACCTCGCTCTGGCCTTCGGTGCCGGGGGCGAGGAGGTGCTTCGGGTCGATCTTGCCCCCGGCGTTGAAATTGCGGCGGGTGAGGGAGGTGACCAGCACGGGCTTGCCACCGGCGGCGCGGACCTCGGCGATGTAGCGGACGAGGTTGTCGCGGAAGCTGGTCTTGGCGCCGGTCTCGCGCTTCTCCCCCTTGCCGGGCTGGTCGTTGTGGCCGAACTGGATGAGGACCCAGGTGGGCTTGGCCTCGAGGACTTTCTTCCAGTGGCCTTCATCGCGGTAGCTCTTCGAGCTGCGCCCGCCGAGCGCGAGGTTCTTCGCCTCCACGCCGGGGGCAAGGAGCTGGATGAAGGCGTCACCCCAGCCGCTTTTCGATGCCACGGTGGAGTCGCCGACGAGGACGATTTTGTCGGCCGCGGGGGCATCGGCGGCGATGGCGCTGGCCGGGAGCAGCAGCGCGCAGAGGGCGAGGAGGCGGGATTTCATGAAGGGAATAGGGAAACGCCGGGAGGGATGGAGGGTCAATACCTCAAGCGGTGGGGGATGCGGGTCTCCGCCGCAGGCGAAGTAGCGTAAGTTTCCAAACTTGCGTGTGGGAAGATTCGCGAAGTCCCGTGCAGGTCCGGTCGGCCTTTGAGGGGCTGGGTGACAGGGGCTGGGGGTCAGGGAAGAGAAGAACCAGAGGAGCGCTCTTCTTCTTCCCCCAAGCCCCCAGCCCCTCAAGGGCGGACTGGACGCGCGAGGGACTTGGCGGATCTTCCCACCCACAAGCAAGGAATGCTTGTGCCACTTTCGGAAGCTCCGCATCCGGCGGCATTCATGATGGCTTAATGAAGGGCTGTTAGGGTGGCGGCATGTCCTCCACCCTTGCGTTCCCTGCTTTCATCGCGCTGACCCTGAGCGCGCTCTCTCCGTCCGCCTCAGCCGCGTCCTATTATTGGGACGGCGCAGACACCGGTGCGAACGCCAATGGCGGCACCGGCACCTGGGACACGACGTCCACGAACTGGGATACCGCGCTCAACAGCGGGGCGAACTCGGTGTGGGGAAACACCATTTCGGACACGGCCAATTTCGTCGGAAACTCCGGCACGGTGACGCTGGGCGGCACGGTTTCGCTGGGCGGGATGGCCTTCAGCAGCGGCAATTATTTCATCGGCAGCGTGGCCGGGAACGGCACGCTTGATTTCGGCGGGGCCACCGGCTCGATCAACAGCTCGACCCAAGGGACGGGCATCACCAACACGATCAACAGCAACCTCACCGGCAGCGGCGGCATCACGATCGCGGCGAACGGTGACATGACCGCGACGGGAAACTCGGCGAGCGGCAAGCTCGTGCTGGCTGGCACCAACAGCGGCCTGACCGGTGGCATGACGATCACCGCCGGCCTGGTTTCCTTCAATACCGCGGCGGCAGCGGGCAGCGGGACGATCACGCTCAATGGCGGCGGGATCGTGGATACCATCGCCAACACCCTCACGCTCACCAATGCGGTGTCCCTCAATGGCACCAGCACCCTGCGGGTCTACAATGGGAACACCCTGGCGCTGAGCGGCGTGGTCAGCGGCAACGGCAGCGCCACCCTTTTCAAAACCGACTCCGGCACGCTCACCCTGAGCGGCGCGAACACCTTCACCGGTCCCGTCAAAATCGGCGCGGGCATCGTGAGCGTGACCTCGCTGAACAGCGTGAACGGCGGCACGCCGCTGCTGGCCACCAGCTCGCTGGGTGCGCCCACCACGGTCGCGAACGGGACGATCGTGTTCGGCAGCGGCACCAGCGCGGGCACGCTGGCCTACACCGGCAGCGGCGAAACGTCCGATCGCGTGATGGAGGTGGCGAGCACCAGCGTCGGCCCGATTTTCAACGCGGGCGGCACCGGGTTGATGAAGCTCACCGGTGCGTTTTCGATGACCGGCATCGGTAGCAAGACCATCACCCTGCAGGGCTCCACCATGGGCGAATTGGCCGGGGTGATCGGGGACAGCGGCCCGTCCGGCAGCACGGTCACGACGGCGGCGTTTTCTTCCGGTGCGACCAGCGTGACGCTCGCCTCCGTGGATGGCGTGGGCGTGGGCAGCGCGATTTCCGGCACGGGGATCGGTGCGGGCACCACCGTCACGGCGGTGAACACCAGCACCCGCGTGGTGACCATCAGCCCGGCGGCGACCGGTGCGGGCACCAGCGGCCAGACGATGACGGTGGCCGGGGTGATGAACCTCACCTCGGTGCAGAAGACCGGCAGCGGCAGCAACAGCATCTGGGCGCTCTCCGGCGCGAACACCTACACCGGCCAAACGAAGGTCAGCGGCGGCACGCTTTCCGCCACTTCGCTGAACAGCGTGAACGGCGGCACGCCCCTGTTTGCCACCAGCGCGCTGGGCGCTCCCACCACGGTGGCGAATGGCACCATCGCCCTGGGAGCCAGCACCACCGGCGGCGTGCTCAATTACACCGGCACCGGTGAAACCACCGACCGCGTGTTGGACATGGCGGGCACCACCGGCGTCCCGGGCGTGAACCAGTCCGGCACCGGATTGCTCAAGTTCACGTCCACCATCACTAGCAGCGGCCTGGGCAGCAAGGCCTTCACGCTGGGAGGCTCCACCACCGGCACCGGTGAGATCAGCAGCGCCATTGCGGACGGGGTTTCGGGCACCACCCAGATGATCAGCGCGATCTCCAGCGGCAGCACGACGGTCACGCTGGCCTCGGTGGACGGCGTGACGGTGGGCAGCACGATTTCCGGCACCGGCTTCGCCGTGGGCACCACCGTCACCGCGATCAATACCAGCACCCGGGTGGTGACCTTTTCGCCCGCGGCCTCCGGTGTGGGCAGCAATGGCCAGGTGGTGACGGTTTCCGGCGTGGTGAATCTCACCGGCATCGCGAAGAACAACAGCGGCACCTGGACGCTCTCCGGCGCGAACACCTACACCGGCGTGACCACCATCAATGCGGGCACGTTGATGTTCCCCAAACCGGCCAATCTCTATCAGGGCAACTCCGCCGCGTGGAACACCACCAACCTCGTGGTGAACTCCGGTGGCACGCTCGGCCTGAACGTCGGTGGCAGCGGGGAGTTCACCACCGCGGATGTCGCGTACTTCGACAGCCTCGGCTCGTCCACGGGCGGCTTGAAAACGGGGGGCTTCCTGGGGATCGACACCACCAACGCCGGTGGTTCGCTCACCTACTCCGGCAATTTCGTCAACGCCGGCACCGCCACCTCCACCGGTCTGGCGAAGCTCGGCACCGGCACGCTCGTCCTGACCGGCACGAACACCTACACCGGCGGCACCCGCATCGATGGCGGCACGCTGGTGGTGACCGCCTTGCCCTCGTCCGGCACGGTGACGGTGAACAGCGCGGGCACGCTGGCGCTTTCCGGGGCGGTCAACTACGCACCGGCGATGTCCGGAGCGGGCAAGATCACGGTGGCCACCTCCACCACCTCGGACACCACCACGCTGGCCGGCTCGTTCAGCGGCTTCACCGGCACGATGGAAATCTCCCCGGCCACCAGCGGCGGCAAGGTCCAGCTCAACAGTTCCCCGGCGAGCTCCGCCACCATCAAGGTGCTTTCCGGCGGCACGTTGTTCGTGTCCACCGCCACCACCTACAACGGGGCGGTGCTGCTCTACGGCGGCACCACCGGCGAGGCGCTGGGTCAGCTCCGCGTCCAGAGCGGCACCTGGGCCGGTCCGGTGACGCTGAAGGCCACCACCACCCTCGGCGCGAACAATAATTTCAACGGCACCATCAGCGGCGCGATTGGCGACGAGGGCAATGGCTTCGG comes from Luteolibacter sp. LG18 and encodes:
- a CDS encoding autotransporter-associated beta strand repeat-containing protein codes for the protein MSSTLAFPAFIALTLSALSPSASAASYYWDGADTGANANGGTGTWDTTSTNWDTALNSGANSVWGNTISDTANFVGNSGTVTLGGTVSLGGMAFSSGNYFIGSVAGNGTLDFGGATGSINSSTQGTGITNTINSNLTGSGGITIAANGDMTATGNSASGKLVLAGTNSGLTGGMTITAGLVSFNTAAAAGSGTITLNGGGIVDTIANTLTLTNAVSLNGTSTLRVYNGNTLALSGVVSGNGSATLFKTDSGTLTLSGANTFTGPVKIGAGIVSVTSLNSVNGGTPLLATSSLGAPTTVANGTIVFGSGTSAGTLAYTGSGETSDRVMEVASTSVGPIFNAGGTGLMKLTGAFSMTGIGSKTITLQGSTMGELAGVIGDSGPSGSTVTTAAFSSGATSVTLASVDGVGVGSAISGTGIGAGTTVTAVNTSTRVVTISPAATGAGTSGQTMTVAGVMNLTSVQKTGSGSNSIWALSGANTYTGQTKVSGGTLSATSLNSVNGGTPLFATSALGAPTTVANGTIALGASTTGGVLNYTGTGETTDRVLDMAGTTGVPGVNQSGTGLLKFTSTITSSGLGSKAFTLGGSTTGTGEISSAIADGVSGTTQMISAISSGSTTVTLASVDGVTVGSTISGTGFAVGTTVTAINTSTRVVTFSPAASGVGSNGQVVTVSGVVNLTGIAKNNSGTWTLSGANTYTGVTTINAGTLMFPKPANLYQGNSAAWNTTNLVVNSGGTLGLNVGGSGEFTTADVAYFDSLGSSTGGLKTGGFLGIDTTNAGGSLTYSGNFVNAGTATSTGLAKLGTGTLVLTGTNTYTGGTRIDGGTLVVTALPSSGTVTVNSAGTLALSGAVNYAPAMSGAGKITVATSTTSDTTTLAGSFSGFTGTMEISPATSGGKVQLNSSPASSATIKVLSGGTLFVSTATTYNGAVLLYGGTTGEALGQLRVQSGTWAGPVTLKATTTLGANNNFNGTISGAIGDEGNGFGFTKLGNAALTLTGANTYSGPTIIAEGSIKANTFNRVSGGTASSGLGAPTTVANGTIALGSTTLTGTLAYIGTGETTDRVINLAGTTGGGILDQGGTGLLKFTSDLTATGAGSKTLTLQGSGTGEIAGAIVNGAGTTALTKTGGGTWTLSGTNTYTGATSSNGGILVYANAGAVSGTGRNISTSGNGGVAFDFNTSLQTLLTTRITSGSTGGLSLTANNNLAENLDFAAAGYTGYLGAKDNVTYTGTLTPNGGNVRLGNQGGGVLTLNGSNIVTGTNNLSINGSVTFTSPQTYTGTTTFTTNTGTFNGGGTQIDVSKLSLSGGTLTNVDLTGSGTLTKPNSSTVTLASANSYIGGTSVTDGLFILSNSAAFGTGAVTLNTSGSTTARIQLTNGVNVANTLNLGVNVGISGRGYLEINNTSSAATWSGPINITASPTNGGHFYTDATSTLTLSGPITSSVIVSFRAGNFIIPSASTSSYSSIFISGNMQIGSNDSLVKTADVTLGNSAATTLDLSGFNQTVNTVVKSTNAATITNTAATAAVLTINNGSASTYGGTIVNGTGGVSLVKSGAGDLTLGGANTYTGSTTVSAGTLILGASTLADSSTVNIASGAKITVTTASDTVAHLFLNGVEVLPGTYGATGSGATHIDDSHFSGTGTLNVVTGPSGYSAWSAAKGLTTANVSVSANPDNDSLNNLGEFAFDGSPASASSDNRIVTKVATVGGVQVLTITLPVRTGAVFSGATEQVSAAVDGIVYRIQGGADLSTWTGVVAEVPAGDLAAVQSGIAAPETGWTNRSFYLTGGGTTGFLRAKVQE